The stretch of DNA TCCGATTTCTTGTTGGGTTTTACAGTAGCTTGCAAATAATTTTCGTTTCCCCACGAAGGTGCATCTACCAAATACTTTAGCCAAGGATGCATATACAAATCAAAAAAAGCATCTAGCTGCAAATACTTAACTGGTCTGGCGCTCAATCCCATATACAAGCCATGTTCGTTTTGCGGATGGCTGCGCTCGGCAAAAGCACTTCCATAAGCCGATTGAAAGTTCTTAGAGAAATAGCGATGCACCACACTCATATCTACCTTTTTATCTAAACTAATAATGGCTCCATTCAGCAAACCAAAACCACCATTATTGCTCACAGCATTTTCACCAAAAAAGTGGATATTCCTAAACACTGCATGGTAATCTACACTTACATTCAGCAGTTGCTGTGCAGCAAAATCAAACATGGCGTAAGGTGCTTGCAGTTTAGAGTATGGTTTAAAATAGCGCATATAAACTGCATTGGCTCCAATGTGCCAACTCTTCTTATTGTAAGAAACATTACCGCCTGTGGTAAGTTGCGAAACCGTTTCGCGCCCGGCAATTTCACTTTGTGTTCTATGGTATCCGGTTTCCATTAAAGAAGAAAAATACTCCTCTTCATTTATACTTGTATCGCTTAGTGCCTGCGAAACCACATTAGCATCTACCAGTTTATACGATGCAAAAGCCGTTACTTCCCAATTTTTAAAACCAAGCGTAAAAGCACCTCCGCGCATATAGCGCCATTCGTTTACCGAAGTGTACGGTCGCAGTTTAGGACTTTCGCGCTTCACCATCATTACGGCAGGGCTTTTCCTAAACCCAAAACCTGTCCACATAATCAATCCTTGCCCCAAGCGCACTTCGTAATCGCCCAAGGCAAGTGCTTTTAATTGCTTCCTATTTCTAATAAAAAAATGTGCTGAATAGAAATCGAATCCTCGCTTATTGCTTCCTTTAAAAAATTCCTCTCCTGCATCTTTATCGGCAGTAAAACCATAGCTCATTTGCGTGCCGTAGGTATATCTAAAACGTGCCAACAAACGAAATGGAAGCCCCTGATAATACTGTTTTGAAGGATTGTCGGGAACGGCATAACCTCTGCTTTTTTCTATTTGCTGCTGGTAGCGACTCAGGAACTGAATGTTTCCTTTAGAGAATAAATCTTTTAACGGAACATGCATATCCTGCAAATTTTCATCCACTTTAATGTATGGCAAAACAGCCTTAATGGTGGCAACATCCCAAAGAGGAACGGCTTGTAGTTCATACACCGAAATAAGTTTTCCGTGCCGCTGAATGTAGCGCTGCAACTCTGTAATTTGCTGAGGAGAAAGCAGAATAATTTCCGATAACTCCCCAACAGAAGCCCTATTTAAGTTAAGTGGGCGCTTCTTCAAATTTTCTAAATCATCTATAGAAGCATCGAACGTAAACTCCTCTGAATCTTCGGAGCGGGCAAAATTCTCTATAATTTCTTGTTCTTCGGTATCATCGACTTGCTGCGCGCACACTGCCACAGGTATTAGCAGCAGCAGTATTTGCAGGTGCCGGGCAACCATAGATAAATAATGAAGTAAGACTTGCGTCATTCAAAGTGTTCTGCAAGTGATATTACAAGTAAATTGGCAAAACAGAAAATTACTTTTCTATTACCAATCCATCGGCAGAAGCTCCTAATTGTAGTAGTGTTGCAGAAATATCGTGCACAAAATTTTGAGAACCGCACACATAAAAACGTTGTCCAAAATCTTTAATATACTCTATCAACGAACTTTTATTTAAGCGCTTTTCTACAAAACCAATTACGCCTTCTTTGGTATAGTGGTTTATGTAATTTTCTTTTAGCATATCGTGCAGCTCTGCTCCTGCAATTACATCGGCAGAAGTATAACTGGAGTATATCAGTTTATTGTTTAAAAGTCTGTTTTGTTTTTTCAATTCGCGAAAAATTGAAATAAAAGGTGTAATACCGGAACCGCCTGCAATAAACACGCCCGGCCCTTTATATTCAATTGCGCCAAATGGTTCACCAAGAATAAACGAAGCACCAGCATTGGTTTTTGCCAATTGTGCAGTTACACCTTTTCTTTCCGGATAAATTTTTACGAGTAATTCTAAATGCTCCCAAGAATTTAAACTGGTAAAAGTGAAAGGTCTAAATTCATTGCTCCAGCCATCTTCGTTTAGTGCAATTTCTGCTGCCTGACCGGGCACAAATTGGTATCCTTTTGGTTTCTCTATAATAAACCGCTTTACATTGCTATTTACAAAGTGTGCTTCTTTAACTTGAACAATTGAAGTATTCATTTATGGATTGGTTTAATTAAAAATTACAACAAAGAAGAAAGCTCGCTTAAGCAATGCACTTCGAAGGTGGGTTTTGCCTTATGCCATTTGCGCTTTGGGTTAAACAAAACAGCATCAATACCTGCATTCATGGCGCCATCTATATCGGTTTGTATGTTATCGCCCACCATAAGGCATTCGTGTTTTTGCGAAGCAGTAATTTTAACCGTGTGCTCAAAAATAGCTACACTGGGCTTTTGGAATCCCACTTCTTCTGATACTACTGTATGTGTAAAATATGGTTGCAAACCGGAATGCAGTATTTTTTGCTGCTGCACTTCTTTAAAACCATTGGTAATAATATGCAATTGATAACGGCTCGAAAGATATGTGAGCATTTCGTGTGCATGAGGAAACAATGCTTGCCTGTGCGGGCTTTGTGTAACATACATATCTGCAATGTGCGCCACCAACGATTCATCTTCTATATTAAAGCGCGAAAGTGTTTCGCGAAAGCGCCCTAATCGCAATTCCTCTTTAGTTACTTTATGATTATGATACAAATACCAATATTGATCGTTGATGGGTTGATAGGTTTGATAAAACTGATCGAAATTAAAAATGCCTTTTTGCCTTAATGCACATGTTTCGAATATCTCCAGCAATGTACTTTTAGAATTGGTTTCAAAATCCCAAAGTGTATGATCTAAATCGAAAAAAATATGTTTATACGGCTTCATCACACATAGCACAAAGCGAACAAATTATTCGCTTTCATTAACTTTTTATTCATTTAAAATTGCTGCACAAAGAAGCAAAAAAACAATTAGCCTGCAATGCACTTATTAGATTGGATTGTTTTAGTAACCACACTCCTTGCCATTATTGTATATGGCATGTATAAAAGCAGTGGCAGTAAAAATATAAGCGACTACTTTTTAGGTAGCAAAGAAATGCCATGGTACTTTGTAATGTTTTCGGTTATTAGCACACAGGCAAGTGCCATTACTTTTATTTCTGCACCAGGGCAAGCTTTTACCGATGGCATGCGGTTTGTACAATTTTACTTTGGAATGCCCATTGCCATGTTGGTTGTAAGTTTCGTGTTTATGCCCATGTTTCGCAAAGCAAATGTTTTTACCGCATATCAGTTTTTAGAAAAAAGGTTCGATGTGAAAACAAGAGCATTCACGGCACTATTGTTTTTATTGCAAAGAGGTCTTTCTGCCGGCTTAACCATTTATGCACCTGCGCTTATCTTAAGTTCTGTTTTGGGTTGGAATATTTGGATAGCCAATTTGGTAATGGGCGGCTTAGTTATTGTGTACACCGTAAGTGGAGGCACCAAAGCCGTTTCGTACACACAGTTTCAGCAAATGCTGGTAATTACTATCGGCATGTTTATTGCTGGTTTTATGGTAGTGAAACTATTGCCCGATGGAGTTGGATTCTTTGATGCCGTAAAAATTGCCGATGCCGTAGGAAATATGAATACCATCACTACCAACTTCAACATGAACGACAAATACAATGTGTGGAGTGGCTTAATTGGCGGCTTCTTTTTATCGCTTGCATATTTCGGCACCGACCAAAGCCAAGTTGGAAGATACCTAACGGGCAAAAGCGAAAGCGAAACACGAAAAGGACTGCTTACTACTGCTTTGGTAAAGATACCTATGCAGTATTCTATTCTGCTTATTGGCGCTTTGTTGGTTGCGTTTTACCACTTCCATAATGCTCCTATTTTTTTTAACGAAACTGCATTGCAAAAAGCAAGGGTTAATGCTTCGCAAGAATTTAATGAATTAGAAAAAAAATACACCGTAATACAAGAAGAAAAAAGAAATACTGCTTTTGCCTATATACAAAGCAATAACCCTCAAGAGCAAACTCAATTAAAAAATTCCCTCCAAGAATTAAAAACAACAGAACAAAAACTCAGAAGCGAAACAAAAGCACTTATTACACAAACAAACCCTTCCAGCGATACTAACGACACCAATTACATATTCCTAAACTTTGTACTCCACTATCTTCCTGCGGGTTTAATTGGCTTGCTCATTGCAGTTATATTTTGTGCATCGTGGAGCAGCACAGCTTCTGAACTAAACGCCTTAGCTTCTACATCCGTAATAGATTTATACAAAAGATTATTAGTAACCGACCGAAACGAGCAGCATTATGTTTTTGTTTCAAAATTACTCACCGTTTTTTGGGGAATCATTGCCATTTTGGTTGCCCAATTTGCCAGTGCACTTGGCAGTATGATTGAAGCTGTAAATGTGCTGGGATCACTGTTTTACGGAACCACATTAGGCGTTTTTGTAGTGGCATTTTTTGTAAAATATATAAAAGGAACTGCCGTATTCTTTGCTGCCATTGTTGCAGAAATTACTGTAATAATTTTGTACCAAAATGAAACTACCGCATTCTTATGGCTCAATATGATTGGATGCTTGCTGGTAGTGTTACTTGGCATGGTATTTCAGTTTGTTTTAAACAAACAAACACCTCCATCTACCTTAAAAAATAGCGCGTAATTCTGCTCTGCCGGAATGCACCACTTTAGCTGTACCTGTTTTCCTGCCATCATATACAAAGGTAAGTAATACCGCAGGTGTAAGCCTATACTCCACCGTGCCATTCCAAACTAAATTATTGCCATTTTGTAAACCTTCTAGCATGGCATATTCCAGTTGCTGATTCCTATAATCTTTATCTGCATAATGCACCAATGAATATGTAAAACGCGCTTCTGCAGCTGCCTTTCCCGAAATATTATACCTCGATTGCAACCCTGCTTGGTGTATGTTTACTATTTGATTTCCCACACTATCTGTGG from Chitinophagales bacterium encodes:
- a CDS encoding sodium:solute symporter, with amino-acid sequence MHLLDWIVLVTTLLAIIVYGMYKSSGSKNISDYFLGSKEMPWYFVMFSVISTQASAITFISAPGQAFTDGMRFVQFYFGMPIAMLVVSFVFMPMFRKANVFTAYQFLEKRFDVKTRAFTALLFLLQRGLSAGLTIYAPALILSSVLGWNIWIANLVMGGLVIVYTVSGGTKAVSYTQFQQMLVITIGMFIAGFMVVKLLPDGVGFFDAVKIADAVGNMNTITTNFNMNDKYNVWSGLIGGFFLSLAYFGTDQSQVGRYLTGKSESETRKGLLTTALVKIPMQYSILLIGALLVAFYHFHNAPIFFNETALQKARVNASQEFNELEKKYTVIQEEKRNTAFAYIQSNNPQEQTQLKNSLQELKTTEQKLRSETKALITQTNPSSDTNDTNYIFLNFVLHYLPAGLIGLLIAVIFCASWSSTASELNALASTSVIDLYKRLLVTDRNEQHYVFVSKLLTVFWGIIAILVAQFASALGSMIEAVNVLGSLFYGTTLGVFVVAFFVKYIKGTAVFFAAIVAEITVIILYQNETTAFLWLNMIGCLLVVLLGMVFQFVLNKQTPPSTLKNSA
- a CDS encoding YjjG family noncanonical pyrimidine nucleotidase, with product MKPYKHIFFDLDHTLWDFETNSKSTLLEIFETCALRQKGIFNFDQFYQTYQPINDQYWYLYHNHKVTKEELRLGRFRETLSRFNIEDESLVAHIADMYVTQSPHRQALFPHAHEMLTYLSSRYQLHIITNGFKEVQQQKILHSGLQPYFTHTVVSEEVGFQKPSVAIFEHTVKITASQKHECLMVGDNIQTDIDGAMNAGIDAVLFNPKRKWHKAKPTFEVHCLSELSSLL
- a CDS encoding flavodoxin reductase, producing the protein MNTSIVQVKEAHFVNSNVKRFIIEKPKGYQFVPGQAAEIALNEDGWSNEFRPFTFTSLNSWEHLELLVKIYPERKGVTAQLAKTNAGASFILGEPFGAIEYKGPGVFIAGGSGITPFISIFRELKKQNRLLNNKLIYSSYTSADVIAGAELHDMLKENYINHYTKEGVIGFVEKRLNKSSLIEYIKDFGQRFYVCGSQNFVHDISATLLQLGASADGLVIEK